From a single Miscanthus floridulus cultivar M001 chromosome 8, ASM1932011v1, whole genome shotgun sequence genomic region:
- the LOC136475049 gene encoding mitogen-activated protein kinase kinase 5-like, with product MRPGGPPNSRALQPPSQQQHQQPGTPGRARRRPDLTLPLPQRDLTSLAVPLPLPLPPSSAPSSTSSSGALSAPASLGAPTPPTSAGSAPANPPPLCELERVRRIGSGAGGTVWMVRHRPTGRPYALKVLYGNHDDAVRRQITREIAILRTAEHPAVVRCHGMYEQAGELQILLEYMDGGSLENHRIADEHFLAHVARQVLSGIAYLHRRHIVHRDIKPSNLLIDSGRRVKIADFGVGRILNQTMDPCNSSVGTIAYMSPERINTDLNDGAYDGYAGDIWSFGLSILEFYLGRFPLGENLGKQGDWAALMCAICYSDSPQAPRNASADFKNFISLCLQKNPANRPSAMRLLQHPFVAQPQPQPLAAPPS from the coding sequence ATGAGGCCGGGCGGGCCGCCGAACTCGCGGGCGCTGCAGCCGCCGTCGCAGCAGCAGCATCAACAGCCGGGCACGCCGGGGCGGGCGCGCCGGCGCCCGGATCTCACCCTGCCTCTGCCGCAGCGGGACCTGACCTCCCTCGCCGTGCCTCtgccgctcccgctcccgccgtCCTCCGCGCCGTCGTCCACGTCGTCGTCGGGCGCGCTGTCGGCGCCGGCGTCGCTCGGCGCGCCCACCCCGCCGACCTCGGCCGGCTCCGCGCCGGCGAACCCGCCGCCGCTGTGCGAGCTGGAGCGTGTGCGGCGCATCGGGAGCGGTGCCGGCGGAACGGTGTGGATGGTGCGCCACCGCCCCACGGGCCGGCCCTACGCGCTGAAGGTGCTCTACGGCAACCACGACGACGCGGTGCGTCGGCAGATCACGCGCGAGATCGCCATCCTGCGCACCGCCGAGCATCCAGCCGTGGTGCGGTGCCACGGCATGTACGAGCAGGCCGGCGAGCTCCAGATCCTGCTGGAGTACATGGACGGGGGATCCCTCGAGAACCACCGCATCGCGGACGAGCACTTCCTGGCGCACGTGGCGCGCCAGGTGCTGTCGGGCATCGCGTACCTCCACCGGCGCCACATCGTGCACCGCGACATCAAGCCCTCCAACCTGCTCATCGACTCCGGGCGGCGCGTGAAGATCGCCGACTTCGGCGTGGGCCGCATCCTGAACCAGACCATGGACCCCTGCAACTCCTCCGTGGGCACCATCGCGTACATGAGCCCCGAGCGCATCAACACCGACCTCAACGACGGCGCCTACGACGGGTACGCCGGCGACATCTGGAGCTTTGGCCTCAGCATCCTCGAGTTCTACCTGGGCCGCTTCCCGCTGGGCGAGAACCTGGGCAAGCAGGGCGACTGGGCCGCGCTCATGTGCGCCATCTGCTACTCCGACTCGCCGCAGGCGCCGCGCAACGCCTCGGCGGACTTCAAGAACTTCATCAGCCTCTGCCTCCAGAAGAACCCTGCGAACCGGCCGTCCGCGATGCGGCTGCTGCAGCACCCGTTCGTGgcccagccgcagccgcagcccctGGCCGCCCCGCCGTCATGA